In Sphingomonas sp. R1, a single genomic region encodes these proteins:
- a CDS encoding cupin-like domain-containing protein — MTALPAPRPVRELGAIDAVRFHAEIRPAGQPVVFRGLAADWPAVRASQQGDAAAVAYLRRFAHDRPVNAIVGDPTIQGRFFYNEDMSGLNFLRGTSPLGPFLDRLLREHDRPTGYAMAVQSIPAPELLPGFMEENALGWIEGVPPRLWLGNAIKVATHYDQMENIGIVVTGRRRFTLFPPEQVANLYMGPIELTPAGTPISLVDPAAPDLARFPRYAKAAEHAHMAELAPGDALYIPFHWWHAVESLEAVNLFANYWWNPARKDVLGAQDALLHALFSIRALPPDQRAAWRTMFDHLVFQTEGPPVEHLPPAARGVLGEPTPEQVQMAREMLRIALDARRPG, encoded by the coding sequence GTGACCGCCCTCCCCGCGCCGCGCCCGGTGCGCGAACTGGGAGCGATCGACGCCGTCCGCTTCCATGCCGAGATCCGGCCCGCCGGTCAGCCCGTCGTCTTCCGCGGGCTCGCCGCCGACTGGCCGGCGGTACGTGCCAGCCAGCAGGGCGATGCGGCGGCGGTCGCGTATCTGCGCCGCTTTGCGCATGACCGGCCGGTGAATGCCATTGTCGGCGATCCGACGATCCAGGGACGCTTCTTCTACAACGAGGACATGAGCGGCCTCAACTTCCTGCGCGGTACCTCGCCGCTGGGGCCGTTCCTCGACCGGCTGCTGCGAGAGCACGACCGCCCTACCGGCTATGCGATGGCGGTCCAGTCGATCCCAGCGCCCGAGCTGCTGCCCGGCTTCATGGAAGAGAATGCGCTCGGCTGGATTGAGGGCGTGCCCCCGCGGCTGTGGCTCGGCAACGCGATCAAGGTCGCAACGCATTACGACCAGATGGAGAATATCGGCATCGTCGTCACCGGTCGACGACGCTTTACCCTGTTCCCACCGGAGCAGGTGGCCAACCTCTATATGGGCCCGATCGAGCTGACCCCGGCCGGCACGCCGATCAGCCTGGTCGACCCCGCGGCGCCCGATCTGGCGCGCTTTCCCCGCTATGCCAAGGCGGCCGAGCATGCCCACATGGCCGAGCTGGCACCTGGCGACGCGCTCTACATCCCGTTCCACTGGTGGCACGCGGTGGAGTCGCTGGAGGCGGTGAACCTGTTCGCCAACTACTGGTGGAACCCCGCGCGCAAGGACGTGCTCGGCGCGCAGGACGCCTTGCTCCACGCGCTCTTCTCGATCCGTGCCCTGCCGCCGGACCAGCGTGCCGCCTGGCGAACGATGTTCGATCACCTTGTCTTCCAGACCGAGGGTCCGCCGGTCGAGCATCTCCCGCCTGCTGCCCGTGGTGTGCTGGGAGAGCCTACGCCCGAGCAGGTCCAGATGGCGCGCGAGATGCTGCGGATCGCGCTCGATGCCCGGCGGCCAGGGTGA
- a CDS encoding tryptophan 7-halogenase, whose protein sequence is MSAPRRILVVGGGVTAWSAAAALKRRVPMLDVAILPVAPPHDALADRIASTLPSILGFHGDLGIGLEDAVLRTGSAYRLGTRFRGWHGAEGEAGDYLHAYGPHGRAIDGVSFPLLWARAALLGAVAPFEAFSAAAVMARSGRFVLPHGEGPLAEHGFGLALDLPHYTAMLSAFCRHVGVRIETGDLAGVRRAADGGLEAVLRADGSRLTADLYLDCTGPAARLHGALDVPREDWRRWLPCDRLVLASPAPGELPAAEIVEAEAMGWRWAGALQSGRVFVGAGGMLDGEPIAFQSGASLEPWKDNVVAIGDAAVSIEPLEWSNLHLAHSAIDRVIAMLPAGLPHPLEQAEYNRQSLAEARRVRDFVLLHYVTSRRTGEFWQDIASTEPPESLAHTLRLFRERGRLPFYEEETFDRDSWLAVLFGQGVRPRHADALADSVSPDQALHAMDRHRAHLAAVIAPLPAPAAFRAAQSRHLHERA, encoded by the coding sequence ATGAGCGCCCCGCGCCGCATCCTGGTAGTGGGCGGCGGCGTCACCGCCTGGTCGGCGGCGGCAGCGCTCAAGCGGCGCGTGCCGATGCTCGACGTGGCGATCCTGCCGGTCGCGCCGCCGCACGACGCGCTGGCAGACCGGATTGCCAGCACCCTGCCCTCGATCCTCGGCTTCCACGGCGATCTGGGTATCGGACTGGAGGATGCGGTGCTGCGGACCGGCAGTGCCTATCGGCTCGGCACCCGGTTCCGCGGCTGGCACGGCGCCGAAGGCGAGGCCGGCGACTATCTCCACGCTTATGGCCCGCACGGGCGCGCGATCGACGGTGTCTCCTTTCCGCTGCTATGGGCGCGCGCGGCCCTGCTCGGCGCGGTCGCGCCGTTCGAAGCGTTTTCGGCGGCGGCCGTGATGGCGCGGAGCGGGCGGTTCGTGCTGCCGCACGGCGAGGGCCCGCTTGCCGAACATGGCTTCGGCCTCGCGCTTGATCTGCCGCACTATACGGCGATGCTGTCGGCTTTTTGCCGACATGTCGGCGTCCGCATCGAGACCGGCGATCTGGCGGGCGTGCGCCGAGCCGCGGACGGCGGCCTTGAGGCAGTGCTCCGCGCGGATGGCAGCCGACTCACCGCCGATCTCTATCTCGATTGCACCGGGCCTGCCGCACGGCTGCATGGCGCGCTGGACGTGCCCCGCGAGGATTGGCGGCGCTGGCTGCCGTGCGACCGGCTGGTGCTCGCGTCGCCCGCGCCCGGCGAGCTGCCGGCTGCGGAGATCGTGGAAGCCGAAGCCATGGGCTGGCGCTGGGCGGGTGCGCTCCAGTCCGGACGGGTGTTCGTCGGTGCCGGGGGCATGTTGGACGGCGAACCGATCGCGTTCCAATCGGGCGCAAGTCTCGAACCCTGGAAGGATAACGTGGTCGCGATCGGCGACGCCGCGGTGTCGATCGAGCCGCTCGAATGGAGCAATCTGCATCTCGCCCATAGCGCGATCGATCGGGTGATCGCGATGCTGCCCGCCGGCCTGCCCCACCCGCTGGAGCAGGCAGAGTATAACCGGCAGAGCCTTGCCGAGGCCCGCCGGGTGCGCGATTTCGTGCTGCTCCATTATGTCACCAGCCGCCGCACCGGCGAATTCTGGCAGGACATCGCCAGTACCGAACCGCCGGAATCGCTCGCGCACACGCTGCGCCTGTTCCGCGAACGCGGTCGCCTGCCCTTCTACGAGGAAGAGACGTTCGATCGCGACAGCTGGCTCGCGGTGCTGTTCGGCCAGGGCGTGCGCCCGCGGCATGCCGATGCGCTGGCCGATTCGGTATCCCCGGATCAGGCGCTGCACGCGATGGATCGCCACCGCGCCCACCTCGCCGCGGTGATCGCCCCCCTGCCTGCCCCCGCCGCCTTCCGGGCCGCGCAATCGAGACACCTGCATGAACGAGCATAG
- a CDS encoding MFS transporter, protein MEKPRQSFAGLWNISFGFFGIQIGFALQNANMSRIFQSLGTRLDDLPALWVAAPLTGLLVQPIIGHLSDRTWLGRLGRRRPYFLGGAILAALALLLMPESPALWFAAGLLWILDASLNISMEPFRAFVGDMLRKDQHSAGYAVQTAFIGMGAVLGSIFPWALEHLGVSNAAVAHGVPDTVRYAFWFGAAALFCSVLWTVITTREYSPAEMATFDGPAPAEDAAAVRLLAARSPAAGMPWIVAGGLVVLAVAQLALEKEVYLLGGLLVAYGLAQIVAILRAKAGKASMLGHIVGDFAGMPQLMQRLAVAQFFSWSALFIMWINTTPIVAGVFYGSPDPKSAGYQEGANWVDVLFATYNGVAAVAALTLLPLLSARFGKARTHIFGLVCGAAGYASFFFVRDPHWLIASEIGIGIAWASILAMPYAILASSLPQAKLGIYMGLFNVFVVVPQLLVATVMGSIMKRFFPGEPIWTMAFAAATLLLAALAMLRVAALSRD, encoded by the coding sequence GTGGAGAAACCGCGCCAGTCGTTCGCCGGCCTTTGGAACATCAGTTTCGGCTTTTTCGGCATCCAGATCGGCTTCGCGCTGCAGAATGCGAACATGAGCCGGATCTTCCAGTCGCTCGGCACCCGGCTCGACGACCTGCCCGCGCTGTGGGTGGCGGCGCCGCTTACCGGGCTGCTCGTCCAGCCGATCATCGGCCATCTCAGTGACCGGACCTGGTTGGGCCGGTTGGGGCGGCGGCGTCCGTATTTCCTAGGCGGCGCAATCCTCGCGGCGCTTGCGCTGCTGCTGATGCCGGAAAGCCCGGCGCTGTGGTTCGCCGCGGGCTTGCTGTGGATTCTGGACGCCTCGCTCAACATCTCGATGGAGCCGTTCCGCGCGTTCGTCGGCGACATGCTGCGCAAAGACCAGCACAGCGCCGGCTATGCGGTGCAGACCGCCTTTATCGGCATGGGCGCCGTGTTGGGATCGATCTTCCCCTGGGCACTCGAACATCTCGGCGTGTCCAATGCCGCGGTCGCGCACGGCGTGCCGGATACGGTGCGCTACGCCTTTTGGTTCGGCGCCGCGGCGCTGTTCTGCTCGGTGCTGTGGACGGTGATCACGACGCGGGAATACAGCCCCGCCGAAATGGCGACGTTCGACGGCCCCGCGCCGGCCGAGGACGCCGCCGCCGTACGCCTGCTCGCCGCACGCAGCCCGGCCGCGGGTATGCCGTGGATCGTGGCGGGCGGCCTGGTCGTCCTTGCCGTCGCGCAGCTGGCGCTGGAGAAGGAGGTCTATCTGCTCGGCGGGCTGCTGGTTGCCTATGGCCTTGCGCAGATTGTCGCGATCCTGCGCGCCAAGGCCGGCAAGGCCAGCATGCTGGGCCATATCGTCGGCGACTTTGCGGGCATGCCCCAGCTCATGCAGCGGCTGGCGGTGGCGCAGTTCTTCAGCTGGTCGGCGCTGTTCATCATGTGGATCAACACCACGCCGATCGTCGCCGGCGTCTTCTATGGATCGCCCGACCCGAAGAGCGCCGGCTATCAGGAGGGGGCGAACTGGGTGGATGTGCTGTTCGCCACCTATAACGGCGTCGCGGCGGTGGCTGCGCTGACACTGCTGCCACTGCTTTCCGCGCGCTTCGGCAAGGCGCGAACGCATATCTTCGGGCTGGTCTGCGGGGCGGCGGGCTATGCGAGCTTCTTCTTCGTGCGCGATCCGCACTGGCTGATCGCCAGCGAGATCGGCATCGGCATCGCCTGGGCCTCGATCCTCGCAATGCCCTATGCGATCCTCGCCTCCAGCCTGCCGCAGGCGAAGCTGGGCATCTATATGGGCCTGTTCAACGTCTTCGTGGTGGTGCCACAGTTGCTGGTGGCAACGGTGATGGGTTCGATCATGAAGCGCTTCTTCCCCGGCGAACCGATCTGGACGATGGCCTTCGCGGCGGCGACGCTGCTGCTGGCGGCGCTGGCGATGCTGCGGGTGGCGGCGCTCTCGCGGGATTGA
- a CDS encoding tryptophan halogenase family protein, with protein MNEHSIRDVVIVGGGTAGWMAAAAFSRFLNNGYTRITVIESDEIGTVGVGEATIPPILTFNAMIGLDENTFLAETKGTFKLGIEFRNWGRLNDSYFHPFGAFAQDLQGVHFHQLYLRERARRPMPDITAWSMSGVAASLGKFGRPSPTAQTPVRELTYAFHFDAGLYAKLLRRLSEARGIQRVEGRITDVALRPEDGFVRSVTLADGRTIAGDLFIDCSGFRGLLIEEALQTGYEDWRHWLPCDRAVAAPCANVSEPTPYTRATARDAGWQWRIPLQHRVGNGLVYCSDFLDDDAAEAQLLASLEGAPTADPRRIRFVTGRRREMWRKNVVALGLSSGFIEPLESTSIHFIQSGIARLIALFPDKRFAAIERDEYNRQMRDMYDDVRDFIVLHYKATERTDTPFWNRCRTMDIPDSLARKLELFRTKGRLFREGMELFSNPSWIAVCLGQHIVPEEHEPAADALDENLVAQAMEQMRQGYWETAQHMPTHGEFLARIAPQPSQPTPAPDALPAFSFAEEAPFAAPGSPL; from the coding sequence ATGAACGAGCATAGCATCCGCGACGTCGTGATCGTCGGCGGCGGCACCGCCGGCTGGATGGCCGCCGCAGCCTTTTCCCGCTTTCTCAACAACGGCTACACCCGGATCACCGTGATCGAATCCGACGAGATCGGCACGGTAGGCGTCGGCGAAGCGACGATCCCGCCGATCCTCACTTTCAATGCGATGATCGGGCTCGACGAGAACACCTTCCTCGCCGAGACCAAGGGCACCTTCAAGCTGGGTATCGAGTTCCGCAACTGGGGACGGCTGAACGACAGCTATTTCCACCCCTTCGGCGCCTTCGCGCAGGATCTGCAGGGGGTGCATTTCCACCAGCTCTATCTGCGCGAGCGTGCGCGCCGGCCGATGCCGGACATCACCGCCTGGTCGATGAGCGGCGTCGCCGCCTCGCTCGGCAAGTTCGGCCGCCCCTCGCCTACCGCGCAGACCCCGGTTCGCGAGCTCACCTACGCCTTCCATTTCGATGCCGGGCTCTACGCGAAGCTGCTCCGCCGCCTGTCCGAAGCACGCGGCATTCAGCGCGTGGAAGGGCGCATTACCGACGTGGCCCTGCGACCCGAGGACGGCTTCGTCCGATCCGTTACCCTTGCGGACGGCCGCACCATCGCAGGCGATCTGTTCATCGACTGCTCGGGCTTTCGCGGCCTGCTGATCGAGGAGGCGCTGCAGACGGGCTATGAGGATTGGCGGCACTGGCTTCCCTGCGATCGCGCGGTCGCTGCGCCCTGCGCCAATGTCAGCGAGCCGACGCCCTACACCCGCGCCACCGCGCGCGATGCCGGCTGGCAGTGGCGCATCCCGCTCCAGCACCGCGTCGGGAACGGCCTGGTCTATTGCAGCGACTTTCTCGACGACGACGCTGCCGAGGCGCAGCTGCTCGCCTCGCTGGAAGGCGCACCGACCGCCGACCCGCGGCGGATCCGCTTCGTCACCGGGCGGCGACGCGAAATGTGGCGCAAGAACGTCGTCGCGCTCGGCCTGTCGAGCGGCTTTATCGAACCGCTGGAATCGACCAGCATCCATTTCATCCAGAGCGGCATCGCCCGGCTGATCGCGCTGTTCCCGGACAAGCGCTTCGCCGCAATCGAGCGCGACGAGTATAACCGCCAGATGCGCGACATGTACGACGATGTCCGCGACTTCATCGTGCTCCACTACAAGGCCACCGAGCGCACCGACACACCGTTCTGGAATCGCTGCCGGACGATGGACATTCCCGACAGCCTGGCGCGCAAGCTGGAGCTGTTCCGCACCAAGGGGCGGCTGTTCCGCGAAGGCATGGAGCTGTTCTCCAATCCCAGCTGGATCGCGGTGTGCCTGGGGCAGCACATCGTGCCCGAGGAGCATGAGCCCGCCGCCGACGCACTGGACGAAAACCTCGTCGCGCAGGCGATGGAGCAGATGCGCCAGGGCTATTGGGAAACCGCGCAGCACATGCCGACGCACGGCGAGTTCCTCGCCCGCATCGCCCCGCAACCCTCGCAACCGACGCCCGCGCCCGACGCGCTCCCTGCCTTTTCCTTCGCCGAGGAAGCGCCCTTCGCAGCGCCGGGATCGCCCCTGTGA
- a CDS encoding tryptophan halogenase family protein, which produces MRNDRIRRIVIVGGGTAGWMAAAALARLIGPMPDLSIDLIESDAIGTVGVGEATIPHIVLFNRMVGIDEAAFVRETNATYKLGIEFVDWQRIGTRYVHPFGVYGLDMLGVEFHHFWLKARALGDPTPLDAYSIGIMAGKRGRFAHPRPDQPNSPLAKLGYAFQFDAGLYAAFLRRLAEGLGVRRTEGRITEILHDGESGQVRAVRLESGATVEGDLFVDCSGFRGLLIEGAMGAAFRDWTHWLPCDRAVAVPCALGRDRVPLTRATARAAGWQWRIPLQHRIGNGYVYASEHLSEDEATATLLANLDGPALAEPRALHFRAGHRDRVWIGNVVALGLAGGFLEPLESTSIHLIQSGIARLMALFPTRGFDPVEIDRFNRDTAQEYVDIRDFLILHYKATERDDSPFWRRCRDLEPPEGLREKLAMFARNGRIFREHQELFPEASWLAVLNGQGIVPQGYHPVADLLSDAETLERLKHIAQVIDETADAMPLQDEYLRQIGCAPPPLRQAS; this is translated from the coding sequence GTGAGGAACGACCGTATCCGGCGGATCGTCATCGTCGGCGGCGGCACCGCGGGCTGGATGGCGGCGGCCGCGCTCGCCCGGCTGATCGGGCCGATGCCAGACCTTTCCATTGACCTCATCGAATCTGACGCCATCGGCACGGTTGGCGTCGGCGAAGCGACGATCCCGCACATCGTGCTGTTCAATCGCATGGTCGGCATCGACGAGGCAGCGTTCGTCCGCGAGACCAACGCGACGTACAAGCTGGGCATCGAGTTCGTCGATTGGCAGCGGATCGGCACACGCTATGTGCATCCCTTCGGGGTATACGGCCTGGACATGCTGGGGGTGGAGTTCCACCATTTCTGGCTCAAGGCCCGCGCGCTGGGTGATCCGACGCCGCTCGATGCCTATTCGATCGGCATCATGGCGGGCAAACGCGGGCGCTTCGCCCATCCGCGGCCGGACCAGCCCAATTCGCCGCTCGCCAAGCTGGGCTATGCATTCCAGTTCGACGCGGGGCTCTATGCCGCCTTTCTCCGCCGGCTGGCCGAGGGGCTGGGGGTACGCCGCACCGAGGGTCGCATCACCGAGATCCTGCACGATGGCGAGAGCGGCCAGGTTCGCGCCGTGCGCCTGGAATCGGGCGCCACGGTGGAAGGCGATCTGTTCGTGGACTGCTCGGGTTTTCGCGGCCTGCTGATCGAGGGTGCGATGGGCGCCGCCTTCCGGGACTGGACGCACTGGCTGCCCTGCGATCGCGCAGTCGCCGTGCCGTGCGCGCTGGGCCGCGACCGCGTGCCGCTCACCCGCGCCACCGCCCGCGCCGCGGGCTGGCAGTGGCGCATCCCGCTGCAACACCGCATCGGCAACGGCTATGTCTATGCGAGCGAGCATCTGTCGGAGGACGAGGCGACAGCGACCTTGCTCGCCAATCTGGACGGCCCGGCACTTGCCGAACCGCGTGCGCTCCACTTCCGCGCCGGCCACCGCGACCGCGTGTGGATCGGCAATGTCGTGGCGCTGGGGCTGGCTGGCGGCTTCCTGGAACCGCTCGAGTCGACGAGCATCCACCTGATCCAGTCGGGCATCGCACGGCTCATGGCGCTGTTTCCGACGCGAGGCTTCGACCCGGTGGAGATCGACCGGTTCAACCGCGATACCGCGCAGGAATATGTCGACATCCGCGACTTCCTGATCCTCCACTACAAGGCCACCGAGCGCGACGACTCCCCCTTCTGGCGCCGCTGCCGCGACCTGGAGCCGCCCGAGGGCCTGCGCGAGAAGCTCGCCATGTTCGCGCGCAATGGCCGCATCTTCCGCGAGCATCAGGAGCTGTTTCCCGAAGCGAGCTGGCTGGCGGTACTGAACGGCCAGGGGATCGTGCCGCAAGGCTATCATCCGGTCGCCGATCTGCTAAGCGATGCGGAGACGCTCGAGCGTCTCAAGCACATCGCCCAAGTGATTGACGAAACGGCCGACGCCATGCCCCTTCAGGACGAGTATCTCCGCCAGATCGGCTGCGCCCCGCCCCCGCTGCGGCAGGCATCGTGA
- a CDS encoding tryptophan halogenase family protein has product MASRRSQRVVIIGGGTSGWMTAAALVKLLPGRCDLHLVESEAIGVIGVGEATLPHIRGFVEKLGIREADFMAWTRGTFKLGIEFRDWGRIGDSYIHPFGTFGRGQGEVDFHHYWARLRVEGAAVPPLEHFSYACMLARANRFDLPASDPQSIASTYGYAYQFDALLFAPYLRAIAEDLGARRTERRVVEVLRDGASGDITAVRLDDGQVIEGDLFIDCSGFRSLLLGDALEEPFEDWNHWLPADRAVAMPCRTQTAVTPYTSAIAMPAGWRWRIPLQHRTGNGYVYASAFTSEDAAARALTEAVEGAPLADPRPLRFRAGRRRRSWAHNCVAIGLASGFLEPLESTSIYLVQQAITALIELFPDDGISPIDRDEFNRLIDLEYDRIRDFLILHYHATSRTDTDFWHYVRTMTVPDSLAEKIELFRRAGRVVKYREGVFLDASWIAVYVGQGIVPEGYDPRADQPDGTLLLRGMQALQSEITATVARVPEHLRYIDRYCAMAAAA; this is encoded by the coding sequence ATGGCATCGCGTCGAAGCCAGCGGGTGGTAATCATAGGGGGGGGCACGTCCGGCTGGATGACGGCGGCAGCGCTCGTGAAGCTGCTGCCCGGCCGCTGCGACCTGCACCTCGTCGAGTCCGAAGCGATCGGCGTGATCGGCGTCGGCGAGGCGACGCTGCCGCATATTCGCGGCTTTGTGGAAAAGCTCGGCATCCGCGAAGCCGATTTCATGGCCTGGACGCGCGGCACGTTCAAACTGGGCATCGAATTCCGCGATTGGGGCAGGATCGGCGACAGCTACATCCATCCCTTCGGCACCTTTGGCCGCGGCCAGGGTGAGGTGGATTTTCACCATTACTGGGCCCGTCTGCGCGTGGAGGGCGCGGCGGTCCCGCCGCTGGAGCATTTTTCCTACGCCTGCATGCTCGCACGGGCCAACCGGTTCGATCTGCCTGCCAGCGATCCGCAGTCGATCGCGTCGACCTATGGATATGCCTATCAGTTCGATGCGCTGCTGTTCGCACCCTATCTGCGCGCGATCGCCGAGGATCTGGGCGCACGCCGCACCGAGAGGCGCGTCGTCGAGGTGCTGCGCGACGGCGCGAGCGGCGACATCACCGCGGTCCGTCTCGACGACGGGCAAGTGATCGAAGGCGATCTGTTCATCGATTGCTCGGGTTTCCGCTCGCTATTGCTGGGCGACGCGCTGGAGGAACCGTTCGAGGATTGGAACCACTGGCTGCCGGCCGATCGTGCGGTGGCGATGCCCTGCCGGACCCAGACCGCGGTGACGCCTTATACCAGCGCGATCGCGATGCCCGCGGGCTGGCGCTGGCGAATCCCGCTGCAGCACCGCACCGGCAACGGCTATGTCTATGCCAGCGCCTTCACCTCCGAGGACGCGGCGGCACGCGCGCTGACTGAGGCAGTCGAAGGCGCACCGCTCGCCGATCCCCGTCCGCTGCGCTTCCGCGCCGGTCGCCGCCGGCGGAGCTGGGCGCATAACTGCGTGGCGATCGGCCTTGCCAGCGGTTTTCTCGAGCCGCTGGAATCGACCAGCATCTATCTCGTGCAGCAGGCGATCACGGCGCTGATCGAGCTGTTTCCGGACGACGGGATTTCGCCGATCGACCGGGACGAGTTCAACCGGCTGATCGACCTCGAATATGATCGCATCCGCGACTTCCTGATCCTGCATTATCATGCGACCAGCCGCACCGACACGGACTTCTGGCACTATGTCCGCACCATGACCGTCCCCGACAGCCTGGCCGAGAAAATCGAGCTGTTTCGCCGCGCGGGTCGCGTGGTGAAGTATCGCGAGGGCGTGTTCCTCGATGCGAGCTGGATCGCGGTCTATGTTGGCCAGGGCATCGTGCCCGAGGGCTATGATCCGCGCGCCGACCAGCCGGACGGCACCCTGCTGCTGCGCGGCATGCAGGCACTCCAGTCGGAAATCACAGCCACCGTCGCCAGGGTGCCCGAGCATCTGCGCTACATTGACCGCTACTGCGCGATGGCGGCAGCGGCATGA